From one Halosimplex rubrum genomic stretch:
- a CDS encoding 2-phosphosulfolactate phosphatase, producing the protein MASLADTDIEDRLTDRILPSRARIPEEPPAGNYVVIDVTHFSTTVVELFENGAEYVHVTEERGDEHAFKEAHPEARIGGGSSDDYTPTEGYDFFNSPTWVNDTDVTGRPTALTSTNGGAAVTDLRLGGGDDVDVYVGTLANARAVADHLDGAEKPTYMVAAGSKGKPSPEDTVGAVVIGRHVYGEAPTDEERALYRQVAKLGKAPKYEQKADIRLNDLVEYDLRFSESAVVPTLEGQRLHDVSEE; encoded by the coding sequence ATGGCGTCGCTCGCCGACACCGACATCGAGGACCGACTCACCGACCGCATCCTGCCCTCGCGGGCCCGGATCCCCGAGGAGCCGCCTGCGGGGAACTACGTCGTCATCGACGTGACCCACTTCTCGACGACCGTCGTCGAACTGTTCGAAAACGGCGCCGAGTACGTCCACGTCACCGAGGAGCGCGGCGACGAACACGCGTTCAAGGAGGCCCACCCCGAGGCGCGGATCGGCGGCGGCTCCAGCGACGACTACACCCCCACCGAGGGCTACGACTTCTTCAACTCCCCGACGTGGGTGAACGACACCGACGTGACCGGCCGCCCGACCGCGCTCACCTCGACCAACGGCGGCGCCGCGGTGACGGACCTCCGGCTGGGCGGCGGCGACGACGTGGACGTGTACGTCGGCACCCTCGCCAACGCCCGCGCGGTGGCCGACCACCTCGACGGCGCGGAGAAGCCGACCTACATGGTCGCCGCGGGCTCGAAGGGCAAGCCCTCTCCCGAGGACACCGTCGGCGCCGTCGTCATCGGTCGCCACGTCTACGGCGAGGCGCCGACCGACGAGGAGCGAGCGCTCTACCGCCAGGTCGCCAAGCTCGGCAAAGCGCCCAAGTACGAACAGAAGGCCGACATCCGGCTGAACGACCTCGTCGAGTACGATCTGCGGTTCAGCGAGAGCGCGGTCGTCCCAACGCTCGAGGGCCAGCGGCTCCACGACGTAAGCGAGGAGTAA
- a CDS encoding M48 family metallopeptidase → MSPSLTPPVAVALQVVVAITVGAAVRWRGRSAYEGPADDAETAAALGRLRRRGVLVGAAVTAVCTRLSGLARTVQADATAEVAAAVSPTAGAVVGVVAAVAAYVLPVVVVALAARLATVPYRRAVRGFRVRYRDAAAWELERDGVGFAGVLLAAGVIALVPAGWPRVVAAVGLGLVATALAPFALVVGLRTRWPTDAERAAVDAALPDGIRLRVVDDRTRLGSAVAAGIVPGAEYVFLTESLFDTLDGDELRAVVAHEVGHHAGGHVLLRYLLVAVAAGAALGAASVAPDAALVAVLAGTPPFAVALAWVVRRTEEQADAYAAEVVSGAALAGALEVLADRRYIVEGGGPARLLSYHPPLADRIEWLRGRSPGSPGSRVG, encoded by the coding sequence GTGAGTCCCTCCCTTACCCCGCCGGTGGCGGTCGCCCTCCAGGTCGTCGTCGCGATCACCGTCGGCGCGGCGGTCCGCTGGCGGGGCCGGTCGGCCTACGAGGGGCCGGCGGACGACGCCGAGACGGCCGCCGCGCTCGGCCGCCTGCGACGCCGCGGCGTCCTGGTCGGCGCCGCGGTCACCGCCGTCTGCACCCGCCTGTCCGGCCTCGCTCGAACGGTCCAGGCCGACGCGACCGCCGAGGTCGCGGCGGCGGTGAGTCCGACCGCGGGCGCGGTCGTCGGCGTGGTCGCCGCGGTCGCCGCCTACGTGCTCCCGGTCGTCGTCGTCGCGCTCGCGGCGCGCCTTGCCACGGTCCCGTACCGCCGCGCGGTCCGCGGCTTCCGCGTCCGCTACCGCGACGCCGCCGCCTGGGAACTCGAACGCGACGGGGTCGGCTTCGCGGGGGTCCTGCTGGCCGCGGGAGTCATCGCGCTGGTCCCCGCCGGCTGGCCTCGCGTCGTCGCCGCGGTCGGCCTCGGGCTGGTCGCGACGGCGCTGGCGCCGTTCGCGCTCGTCGTCGGACTGCGGACCCGCTGGCCGACCGACGCCGAGCGGGCGGCCGTCGACGCCGCCCTCCCCGACGGCATTCGCCTGCGGGTCGTCGACGACCGCACCCGCCTCGGCAGCGCCGTCGCCGCCGGAATCGTCCCGGGCGCCGAGTACGTCTTCCTCACCGAGTCGCTGTTCGACACCCTCGACGGCGACGAGTTGCGCGCCGTCGTCGCCCACGAGGTCGGCCACCACGCGGGCGGGCACGTCCTCCTGCGGTACCTGCTGGTCGCCGTCGCCGCCGGGGCCGCCCTCGGCGCCGCGAGCGTGGCGCCCGACGCCGCACTGGTCGCGGTCCTCGCCGGGACGCCGCCGTTCGCCGTCGCCCTCGCCTGGGTCGTCCGCCGGACGGAGGAACAGGCCGACGCCTACGCCGCCGAGGTGGTGAGCGGGGCCGCCCTCGCCGGTGCGCTGGAGGTGCTGGCAGACCGCCGCTACATCGTCGAGGGCGGCGGACCGGCGCGGTTGCTCTCGTATCACCCGCCCCTCGCCGACCGGATCGAGTGGCTGCGGGGGCGGTCGCCGGGTTCTCCGGGGTCGCGGGTCGGCTGA
- the lipA gene encoding lipoyl synthase, whose protein sequence is MSRARKPEWLKTRPPSGERFTDIKESLRERDLNTVCEEANCPNLGECWSGRDGPGTATFMLMGDRCSRGCNFCDVETGGMDALDHEEPEQVADAVAEIGLDYVVLTSVDRDDLPDQGAGHFARTIEAIEERNPGTLVEALVPDFRGEERLVRRVLDAEPDVFAHNVETVDRLQWPVRDRRAGYEQSLSVLRQAARESDSYVKTSLMLGVGEYDHEVYQTLADLRSVGVDVVTLGQYLQPSRSHLEVSEYVHPDAFDTWRRVAEEELDFLYCAAGPMVRSSYRAGELFVDALAREGESVERARAEARAGGD, encoded by the coding sequence ATGAGTCGCGCCCGCAAGCCCGAGTGGCTGAAGACCCGGCCGCCGTCGGGCGAGCGCTTCACGGACATCAAGGAGAGCCTCCGTGAGCGCGACCTCAACACGGTCTGCGAGGAGGCCAACTGTCCGAACCTCGGGGAGTGCTGGTCCGGTCGCGACGGCCCCGGAACGGCCACGTTCATGCTGATGGGCGACCGCTGCTCGCGGGGCTGTAACTTCTGCGACGTCGAGACCGGCGGGATGGACGCCCTCGACCACGAGGAACCCGAGCAGGTGGCCGACGCCGTCGCCGAGATCGGCCTGGACTACGTGGTCCTGACCTCGGTGGATCGGGACGACCTGCCCGACCAGGGTGCCGGCCACTTCGCCCGGACCATCGAGGCGATCGAGGAGCGCAATCCCGGTACCCTCGTCGAGGCGCTCGTGCCGGACTTCCGGGGCGAGGAGCGACTCGTCCGGAGAGTGCTGGACGCCGAACCGGACGTGTTCGCGCACAACGTCGAGACGGTCGACCGCCTGCAGTGGCCCGTGCGGGACCGACGCGCGGGCTACGAGCAGTCGCTGTCGGTCCTCCGGCAGGCCGCCCGCGAGTCCGACTCGTACGTCAAGACCAGCCTCATGCTCGGCGTCGGCGAGTACGACCACGAGGTGTACCAGACCCTCGCCGACCTCCGAAGCGTCGGCGTCGACGTGGTGACGCTCGGCCAGTACCTCCAGCCCTCCCGCTCACACCTGGAGGTCAGCGAGTACGTCCACCCCGACGCCTTCGACACCTGGCGGCGGGTCGCCGAGGAGGAACTGGACTTTCTCTACTGCGCCGCCGGCCCGATGGTCCGGTCGTCCTATCGGGCCGGCGAGCTGTTCGTCGACGCCCTAGCCCGCGAGGGCGAGAGCGTCGAGCGGGCCCGCGCCGAGGCGCGAGCCGGCGGCGACTGA
- a CDS encoding PHP domain-containing protein, with translation MRADLHAHTTYSDGSPLPEMCRAAEAAGLDAVGFTDHCIVVDDEFGRRERYDLVETYERRREAIERFRPRTDLTVYDAAEVSYVADAEAETADLLAAAEFDYTIGSVHFAGEYDYTTASGYADASEAERRAAVERYFDAVVAAVDSELFDVLGHLDLPERMAPLRGHARRSDYERVAAALADSETVPEINAGRVHDSLGRAHPDPAMLDAFLDRDVRFVLGTDSHSPREIERRVPALREVVEAHDVPLTEFEPKTVVQ, from the coding sequence ATGCGCGCCGACCTGCACGCTCACACGACCTACTCGGACGGGTCGCCGCTCCCCGAGATGTGCCGCGCGGCCGAGGCGGCGGGCCTGGACGCCGTGGGGTTCACCGACCACTGCATCGTCGTCGACGACGAGTTCGGCCGCCGCGAGCGCTACGACCTCGTCGAGACCTACGAGCGCCGCCGCGAGGCGATCGAGCGGTTCCGCCCGCGGACCGACCTCACGGTCTACGACGCCGCCGAAGTGAGTTACGTCGCCGACGCGGAGGCCGAGACGGCCGACTTGCTCGCCGCGGCCGAGTTCGACTACACGATCGGGAGCGTCCACTTCGCCGGCGAGTACGACTACACGACCGCCTCGGGGTACGCCGACGCGAGCGAGGCGGAACGGCGGGCGGCCGTCGAGCGCTACTTCGACGCCGTCGTCGCGGCGGTCGACTCGGAGCTGTTCGACGTGCTCGGCCACCTCGACCTACCCGAGCGGATGGCGCCGTTGCGCGGCCACGCCCGCCGGTCGGACTACGAGCGGGTCGCCGCGGCCCTGGCCGACTCGGAGACGGTCCCCGAGATCAACGCCGGCCGCGTCCACGACTCGCTCGGGCGCGCGCATCCGGACCCCGCGATGCTCGACGCGTTTCTGGACCGGGACGTGCGCTTCGTCCTGGGCACCGACAGCCACTCGCCGAGAGAGATCGAGCGGCGCGTGCCGGCGCTCCGCGAGGTCGTCGAAGCCCACGACGTTCCGCTGACGGAGTTCGAACCGAAAACGGTCGTACAGTAG
- a CDS encoding rhamnogalacturonan acetylesterase codes for MPSDSTTVHLIGDSTAAEKDPDERPETGWGTPFAERFDDSVTVANHARNGRSTRTFLEEGRWDPVVDGLTETHYVFVQFGHNDEVPSKEQYTTESAFVANLEQFVAETRDRGATPVLLTPIARRHFDEAGEPEDTHHDYAALTREVARDRDVALIDADERSRALLADLGPEGSKPLYNHLPPGEHPNYPDGVADDTHFSERGARRMAELILDGVEALDLGLAARVDRDGR; via the coding sequence ATGCCGTCCGACTCGACCACCGTCCACCTGATCGGGGACTCCACCGCAGCGGAGAAAGATCCGGACGAACGCCCCGAGACGGGCTGGGGGACGCCGTTCGCCGAGCGTTTCGACGACTCGGTGACGGTGGCCAACCACGCCCGCAACGGGCGTAGCACCCGCACCTTCCTCGAAGAGGGGCGCTGGGACCCCGTGGTGGACGGTCTGACCGAGACCCACTACGTGTTCGTGCAGTTCGGCCACAACGACGAGGTCCCCTCGAAAGAGCAGTACACGACCGAGTCGGCGTTCGTCGCCAACCTCGAACAGTTCGTCGCGGAGACGCGCGACCGCGGGGCGACGCCCGTGTTGCTCACGCCCATCGCGCGGCGGCACTTCGACGAGGCGGGCGAGCCCGAGGACACCCATCACGACTACGCGGCGCTGACGCGGGAGGTCGCGCGGGACCGCGACGTGGCGCTGATCGACGCGGACGAGCGGAGCCGGGCGCTCCTGGCCGACCTGGGGCCCGAGGGGTCGAAGCCCCTCTACAACCACCTCCCGCCGGGCGAACACCCCAACTACCCCGACGGCGTGGCCGACGACACGCACTTCAGCGAGCGCGGCGCACGCCGGATGGCCGAGCTGATACTCGATGGGGTCGAGGCGCTCGACCTGGGTCTGGCCGCCCGCGTCGACCGCGACGGTCGGTGA